GAACAGGGAATATCATTGCTAAAATTCAAAATGATAAAGATATAGGTTGTGAACATGACCATAAGGGTAAAGGCGGCATAAAGCCCCAAGCGTTTAAATCGCGGGATGATAAGCATCAATGCGATGACAAATTCAAGGAAAGGGATTCCCCAGGCTATGATATCTACAATGGGCGTTAACATGGCAGATTGCCCTACTTGGATCTTAAATTGGTCAAAGACCAATAGTTTGCTCATCGCTGCATATACAAACAACAGTATAAACAGGAAACAGATAATTTCCAATAAAATGTTTCTATATTTACTATGAATTTTCATGCTATTTATGATTATTTGTTCATCAACAGTACAAAGATGTCTAAGAAAACTTATTTCTAACGGATAAAAACTTGTCTCAGAGGGATAGAACTTGTCTCTGGTGTAAAAAAACTTGTCTGAGAGGGATTAATTGTGTGAAGCTGAGGGATAAGTCCCTGTTTTGTTAATTCAATATTGGGTTAATTATAATATTTCCTGCCTTTAAAATGGTTTTACCCTTCCGTCTTCAAATCCTATCGGATTTGAATCCACCTTCCCTTAAAAAAGGGAAGGAGTTGTTTGTTACTTTAATTTCAATATAGGAATAATGATAATATTTCACTGCCTTTTAAATTCTCCTCCTTTTAAAGGAGGAGTGGATTCGGTTTCGCAGAAAGAAACCGGAGACGAGGTGGTTTTAGCTTTTAGAATGGTTTTGCCCTTCCGTCTTCAAATCCTATCGGATTTAAATCCACCTTCCCTTTTTTAAGGGAAGGAGTTGTTTGTCGTATTGATCTCAATGCGGGTATCACCATGATGTTTCCTGCCTTTAAAATTCTCCTCCTTTTAAAGGAGGTGTGGGCTTCGGTTTTACAGAAAAAAACCGAAGCCGAGATGGTTTTAGCTTGGTATTTTCGGCAAAAACTATATCTGGTTCAAAAATTCCTATTTTTTCGCTTCAATCAA
This genomic window from Mariniflexile sp. TRM1-10 contains:
- a CDS encoding MauE/DoxX family redox-associated membrane protein, with translation MKIHSKYRNILLEIICFLFILLFVYAAMSKLLVFDQFKIQVGQSAMLTPIVDIIAWGIPFLEFVIALMLIIPRFKRLGLYAAFTLMVMFTTYIFIILNFSNDIPCSCGGVLEKLGWTEHLIFNIAFVFLAFTGILLMSNDKMNNDNKNTSKNYLYDIYA